Proteins from a single region of Trichoderma asperellum chromosome 3, complete sequence:
- a CDS encoding uncharacterized protein (BUSCO:EOG092D042R), whose translation MSRIDKLSISGVRSFSPAVREAIQFNTPLTLIVGYNGSGKTTVIECLKYATTGEFPPNSSKGAAFIHDPKLAGEKEVLAQVKLQFRSINDRQHVATRSVQLTAKKTTRSLKTLDCSLVVVNNGERTTTSTRHAQLDEMIPERLGVSPAILDAVIFCHQDESLWPLSEPSALKKRFDEIFEAQKYTKAIENLKILRKKQVEQLSMLQKDEAHNKANKDRGERAEKRMSGLHAEIEAARDECGALTVEMNETQERITQKHQQANSFLQIVQNLNNKREQLEYRQDAINELRQTIDELPESDDALERALSQYEESMGRYQGEAEQNKAQYAELQQELTNHRQKQSLKLAEQGKLQSDKDKYERQLKARVQLIQEAASQYNFRGFDEDVSEQHIQAFQDKIQKLLAEKKRDLGRLQKDNAEELDKATGVITELEGRKAARTQDRVSAKQRMGAIEKRTSVLQNEAGNIDVDEGAKAILDGQLDELESRFKHAQQELEKSNWDQQLNEANDKQWQLDSENEKLGRELVECTRLASERAQLELRKKEMSDRKRKLDTLMETWKPKLSTTIGVDWEPHTLDSRFQSIQNRQGKAVQEAQKRRDQTRQKQQKIEYKLKTAKETHGKKTQEMNKRKQEVVAALQNVRDNAVAEDYVDEVSAVEQQVEELRTDLSLFDALFDYYNKCKRMLDTQKKCRLCDRHFDDSQSAALDRLSKKIDKHLDPKGKVDTEKDLKEAVDNLEALRAVRSAFDTYQRLSAELPALQDEWKSAENEFEALEKQLEEEDALVVAEEEKLRDLGDLAKTVANISQTVREIKDAEAQVDRIVSQQSSGGVTRSVEEIHELQSAISEQIRTLKNKITKLTADRQRMKDQINSLELEKSELRNKIGRTAGQLEKKKDLQDQIQILKEEYAHQREVIQRTDEELEKIEPSIIEARSARDETLRRGRSKEQVIADERDAITSSIAEIKKMDNDIQDYVDRGGLTSLASNQRALASLDTAISTTEKEIADLTVRTNKLKQDIDSGDRKRKNISDNLNYRKHLRTLDVLRKDIEDLEDRNAHEDYERLQEEARSLENTSNRLLAERGSVMGTMKSKDEELGRLLQEWEMDFKDAKQKYRESHIRVETTKAAIEDLAQCSSAVDKAVMQYHTMKMEEVNRIASELWQTTYQGTDIDTILIRSDNETGNGKRNYNYRLCMVKQDTEMDMRGRCSAGQKVLASIIIRLALAESFGVNCGLIALDEPTTNLDRDNIKSLAESLHRIIKARQQQSNFQLIVITHDEEFLRHMRCSDFCDSFFRVKRDEKQNSVISRESITKIF comes from the exons ATGTCGAGAATAGACAAGCTCTCCATCTCCGGTGTCCGGTCCTTCAGCCCAGCTGTGCGTGAGGCTATTCAGTTCAACACCCCCCTTACCCTCATCGTTGGCTACAATGGATCCGGCAAGACGACCGTCATCGAATGTCTCAAGTATGCAACCACCGGCGAATTTCCcccaaacagcagcaagggGGCTGCCTTTATTCACGATCCAAAG CTCGCTGGCGAAAAGGAAGTCTTGGCCCAGGTCAAGCTACAGTTCCGCTCCATCAACGATCGACAACATGTGGCCACTCGGAGCGTACAGCTCACTGCTAAAAAGACTACCCGATCGCTAAAGACGCTTGACTGCTCGCTGGTAGTCGTGAACAATGGAGAGCGGACGACGACGTCGACCAGACACGCACAACTGGACGAAATGATCCCCGAACGGCTCGGTGTTTCTCCTGCTATCCTTGATGCTGTCATATTTTGCCACCAAGATGAATCGCTTTGGCCACTAAGCGAGCCTTCAGCTTTAAAGAAACGTTTTGATGAGATTTTCGAGGCCCAAAAATACACAAAGGCCATCGAAAACTTAAAGATACTGCGGAAAAAGCAGGTGGAGCAGCTTTCGATGCTGCAGAAAGACGAGGCACACAATAAGGCTAACAAGGATAGAGGAGAGCGGGCTGAGAAGCGTATGAGTGGGCTTCATGCTGAGATTGAAGCGGCTCGCGACGAGTGCGGGGCTCTTACGGTTGAGATGAACGAAACACAGGAAAGAATAACTCAGAAGCATCAACAAGCCAACAGCTTCCTCCAGATCGTGCAAAATCTCAACAACAAGCGGGAGCAGCTTGAATACCGCCAAGACGCTATTAATGAGCTCCGACAGACAATTGATGAGCTGCCCGAAAGCGACGATGCCCTGGAGCGCGCTCTGTCGCAGTATGAAGAGAGCATGGGGCGCTATCAAGGAGAGGCTGAGCAGAATAAGGCACAGTACGCCGAACTTCAACAAGAGTTGACGAATCACCGCCAAAAGCAATCATTAAAATTGGCCGAACAGGGAAAACTACAGTCTGACAAGGACAAGTATGAGCGGCAGCTAAAAGCGCGAGTGCAATTGATCCAGGAGGCAGCGAGTCAATACAATTTTAGAGGTTTTGATGAAGACGTAAGCGAACAGCATATACAGGCTTTCCAAGACAAGATTCAAAAGCTCTTGGCCGAAAAGAAGCGAGATTTGGGACGACTCCAAAAGGACAACGCTGAAGAACTAGACAAGGCTACGGGCGTTATTACTGAGCTCGAGGGGCGCAAAGCAGCTAGGACTCAGGATCGCGTTTCTGCCAAACAGCGCATGGGGGCCATAGAGAAGCGTACAAGCGTCCTCCAGAATGAAGCTGGGAACATTGACGTTGATGAGGGAGCCAAGGCTATCCTTGACGGGCAGCTTGATGAGCTAGAATCCAGGTTCAAGCATGCACAGCAAGAACTGGAAAAGTCCAACTGGGATCAACAGCTGAATGAAGCCAATGATAAGCAGTGGCAGCTGGACAGCGAAAACGAGAAGCTTGGTCGCGAGCTCGTTGAGTGCACACGACTGGCATCGGAGCGCGCACAGCTTGAGttgaggaagaaagagatgtCAGATCGGAAACGAAAACTTGACACGCTGATGGAGACGTGGAAACCCAAACTAAGTACCACTATCGGGGTCGACTGGGAGCCGCATACTCTAGATTCTCGATTCCAGTCGATCCAGAACCGCCAAGGCAAAGCTGTCCAAGAGGCACAAAAGCGGCGAGATCAGACAAGGCAGAAACAGCAAAAAATAGAGTACAAGCTCAAAACTGCTAAGGAGACACACGGCAAAAAGACCCAAGAGATGAATaagagaaagcaagaagTTGTTGCTGCGCTGCAAAATGTGCGTGATAATGCAGTGGCAGAAGACTATGTGGACGAAGTTTCTGCTGTGGAACAACAGGTTGAAGAGCTCCGGACTGATCTCAGCCTTTTTGATGCTCTATTTGACTATTACAATAAGTGCAAGCGTATGTTGGATACCCAAAAGAAATGCAGGCTATGCGATCGTCATTTTGACGATAGCCAAAGCGCTGCTCTTGATCGCCTGAGCAAGAAGATCGATAAGCACCTGGATCCAAAAGGCAAGGTAGATACTGAAAAGGATTTGAAAGAGGCTGTGGATAATCTGGAAGCACTGCGTGCGGTGCGCTCAGCATTTGACACGTATCAACGGCTCTCAGCAGAGCTGCCCGCTCTCCAAGACGAATGGAAAAGTGCTGAGAATGAATTCGAGGCTCTGGAAAAACAActcgaagaggaagacgctTTGGTTGttgcagaggaggagaagttAAGAGACCTTGGAGATTTAGCCAAAACAGTCGCGAACATTTCCCAAACTGTCAGAGAAATCAAAGATGCCGAGGCCCAGGTGGACCGCATTGTGTCTCAGCAATCGTCCGGTGGGGTGACTCGCAGCGTGGAAGAGATCCATGAGCTTCAGTCAGCCATATCTGAGCAGATCAGAACTTTGAAGAACAAAATTACCAAGCTCACAGCTGACAGGCAGCGGATGAAAGACCAAATCAACTCGCTTGAACTTGAGAAGAGCGAGTTACGGAACAAGATTGGCCGAACCGCAGGACAgcttgagaagaaaaaagatctCCAGGACCAGATCCAGATACTCAAGGAAGAGTACGCCCATCAGCGCGAAGTGATCCAGAGGACTGATGAAGAGTTGGAAAAGATAGAGCCCAGCATTATAGAGGCACGATCAGCTCGCGACGAGACACTTCGCCGTGGTCGATCAAAGGAGCAGGTCATTGCCGACGAGCGGGATGCCATCACCAGCTCCATCGCCGAGATTAAGAAGATGGATAATGATATCCAAGACTATGTTGATCGTGGTGGCTTGACTAGTCTTGCATCTAACCAGCGTGCCCTCGCCTCTCTCGACACAGCTATCAGCACTACAGAGAAGGAGATTGCCGATCTTACAGTACGAACCAACAAACTCAAGCAAGACATTGATAGCGGAGATCgaaaaaggaagaacatAAGTGATAACCTGAATTATCGCAAACACTTGCGGACTCTTGACGTCTTACGCAAAGACATTGAAGACCTAGAAGATCGGAATGCTCACGAGGACTATGAACGGCTCCAGGAAGAGGCCCGCTCGCTAGAGAATACATCCAATCGACTGTTAGCTGAGCGTGGATCTGTCATGGGCACAATGAAGTCGAAGGATGAAGAGCTCGGCCGCCTCCTACAGGAATGGGAGATGGACTTCAAGGACGCCAAGCAGAAGTACCGCGAATCCCATATCCGCGTAGAAACTACAAAGGCGGCAATCGAGGATCTGGCCCAATGCAGCTCTGCTGTCGATAAGGCGGTGATGCAGTACCATACCATGAAAATGGAAGAGGTTAATCGCATCGCGAGCGAACTATGGCAGACAACGTACCAGGGCACTGACATTGACACCATCCTTATCCGCTCCGACAACGAAACCGGCAACGGCAAGCGTAATTACAACTACCGCCTCTGCATGGTCAAACAGGACACCGAGATGGACATGCGGGGCCGCTGCTCGGCAGGTCAGAAAGTCCTCGCTAGCATCATCATCCGCCTGGCCCTGGCCGAGTCGTTTGGCGTCAACTGCGGCCTCATTGCGCTGGACGAGCCGACGACCAACCTGGACAGGGACAACATCAAGTCCCTGGCGGAGAGTCTGCACCGCATCATCAAGgcgaggcagcagcagagcaacTTCCAGCTCATTGTGATTACGCACGACGAGGAGTTTCTGAGGCACATGCGTTGCAGTGACTTTTGCGATAGCTTCTTTAGAGTGAAGAGGGATGAGAAGCAGAATAGTGTGATTTCGAGAGAAAGCATTACCAAGATATTTTAA
- a CDS encoding uncharacterized protein (EggNog:ENOG41) — protein sequence MSHGQSPLYEDLFSFANFDVLPAFLGGNGHAIPVSSSMTDGLTNDDGAMALLDSDIMDSFGGDLPMSLDAAVSVLDGDSGGIGSGMISPEAVLSAENQFNTIANDIPGAGPLPAAAFTPGSAASQPNNNTNSLTEFTKRKNWPAKVVEELSDVLQILDSNGRIKFSSPSITALAGYTVEEVQDVFLKDLIHPDDQGVLVSELHESIATGNSLRIFYRMRKKDGTYAIFEAVGHAHIAAAGFAPNPNNQSPFCQAVFMMARLYPTKNATLLDSFLEHKIENERLRRRIAELRREEEAEVEEAQRQWTQSREGRSDITPSESTGMSLTPIPRVTQEMMSSENADGALTRKNLEDATASSRQDSLRDKMARIEASSADTIALLTGIENGERMAAGNRSPTLIKGDAGIAIPMDRDNRSGEKKKKLKLAEEYVCTDCGTLDSPEWRKGPSGPKTLCNACGLRWAKKEKKRNNSIGTPLTKPSATPAPG from the exons ATGTCCCACGGCCAGTCTCCACTCTACGAGGACCTGTTCAGCTTCGCCAACTTCGATGTTCTCCCCGCGTTCCTGGGAGGCAACGGCCACGCCATCCCAGTCTCCAGCAGCATGACCGATGGGCTCACCAACGACGACGGCGCCATGGCACTGCTCGACAGCGACATCATGGACTCTTTTGGCGGCGACTTGCCCATGAGCTTGGACGCCGCAGTGTCTGTGCTGGACGGCGACAGCGGCGGAATAGGTAGCGGCATGATCTCGCCAGAGGCCGTCCTGAGCGCAGAGAACCAATTCAATACGATTGCCAACGACATCCCCGGTGCGGGGCCTCTGCCAGCGGCCGCATTTACTCCAGGAAGCGCAGCGAGCCAGCCCAATAACAACACTAACTCGCTGACAGAGTTCACCAAGCGGAAGAACTGGCCGGCAAAGGTGGTCGAGGAGCTCAGCGACGTGCTACAGATCCTCGATTCCAACGGACGCATCAAGTTTTCGTCCCCCAGCATCACGGCATTGGCGGGGTACACCGTCGAGGAGGTCCAGGACGTTTTTTTGAAGGACTTGATCCATCCCGATGACCAGGGCGTGCTTGTCTCCGAACTCCACGAGTCCATCGCAACCGGCAACTCTTTGCGCATATTCTATCgaatgaggaagaaggatGGCACGTATGCGATATTCGAGGCTGTCGGCCATGCCCATATTGCGGCTGCTGGGTTTGCGCCAAATCCAAATAACCAGTCGCCTTTTTGCCAGGCTGTCTTCATGATGGCGCGGCTATATCCGACCAAGAACGCCACACTTCTGGACTCGTTTTTGGAGCACAAGATAGAAAACGAGAGGCTGAGGCGCCGCATCGCCGAGCTgcggagagaggaagaggcagaggtgGAGGAAGCGCAAAGGCAGTGGACGCAGAGCCGCGAGGGCCGATCGGATATCACTCCATCCGAAAGCACTGGCATGTCGTTGACACCAATTCCTAGAGTCACCCAGGAGATGATGTCATCAGAAAACGCAGACGGGGCATTGACGAGGAAAAACCTAGAGGATGCCACGGCAAGCAGTCGCCAAGACTCATTGCGTGACAAAATGGCTCGGATTGAAGCGTCTTCAGCGGATACTATAGCCTTGTTGACTGGCATAGAGAATGGAGAGCGTATGGCCGCCGGTAACCGGAGCCCTACCCTCATCAAAGGCGATGCTGGAATTGCTATTCCCATGGATCGGGATAATAGAtctggcgagaagaagaagaagttgaagctggCAGAAGAATATGTCTGCACTGATTGCG GCACTCTTGACTCTCCAGAATGGCGAAAGGGACCCAGCGGGCCAAAGACACTGTGCAACGCCTGCGGGTTGCGGTgggcgaagaaggaaaagaagcgcaACAACAGTATCGGCACCCCATTAACTAAGCCATCAGCAACTCCGGCTCCTGGCTAA
- a CDS encoding uncharacterized protein (EggNog:ENOG41): MSHGQSPLYEDLFSFANFDVLPAFLGGNGHAIPVSSSMTDGLTNDDGAMALLDSDIMDSFGGDLPMSLDAAVSVLDGDSGGIGSGMISPEAVLSAENQFNTIANDIPGAGPLPAAAFTPGSAASQPNNNTNSLTEFTKRKNWPAKVVEELSDVLQILDSNGRIKFSSPSITALAGYTVEEVQDVFLKDLIHPDDQGVLVSELHESIATGNSLRIFYRMRKKDGTYAIFEAVGHAHIAAAGFAPNPNNQSPFCQAVFMMARLYPTKNATLLDSFLEHKIENERLRRRIAELRREEEAEVEEAQRQWTQSREGRSDITPSESTGMSLTPIPRVTQEMMSSENADGALTRKNLEDATASSRQDSLRDKMARIEASSADTIALLTGIENGERMAAGNRSPTLIKGDAGIAIPMDRDNRSGEKKKKLKLAEEYVCTDCGIAPPFTIFCFLILLSWLGDGIHHHQHDILLQLLISNSRHS, encoded by the coding sequence ATGTCCCACGGCCAGTCTCCACTCTACGAGGACCTGTTCAGCTTCGCCAACTTCGATGTTCTCCCCGCGTTCCTGGGAGGCAACGGCCACGCCATCCCAGTCTCCAGCAGCATGACCGATGGGCTCACCAACGACGACGGCGCCATGGCACTGCTCGACAGCGACATCATGGACTCTTTTGGCGGCGACTTGCCCATGAGCTTGGACGCCGCAGTGTCTGTGCTGGACGGCGACAGCGGCGGAATAGGTAGCGGCATGATCTCGCCAGAGGCCGTCCTGAGCGCAGAGAACCAATTCAATACGATTGCCAACGACATCCCCGGTGCGGGGCCTCTGCCAGCGGCCGCATTTACTCCAGGAAGCGCAGCGAGCCAGCCCAATAACAACACTAACTCGCTGACAGAGTTCACCAAGCGGAAGAACTGGCCGGCAAAGGTGGTCGAGGAGCTCAGCGACGTGCTACAGATCCTCGATTCCAACGGACGCATCAAGTTTTCGTCCCCCAGCATCACGGCATTGGCGGGGTACACCGTCGAGGAGGTCCAGGACGTTTTTTTGAAGGACTTGATCCATCCCGATGACCAGGGCGTGCTTGTCTCCGAACTCCACGAGTCCATCGCAACCGGCAACTCTTTGCGCATATTCTATCgaatgaggaagaaggatGGCACGTATGCGATATTCGAGGCTGTCGGCCATGCCCATATTGCGGCTGCTGGGTTTGCGCCAAATCCAAATAACCAGTCGCCTTTTTGCCAGGCTGTCTTCATGATGGCGCGGCTATATCCGACCAAGAACGCCACACTTCTGGACTCGTTTTTGGAGCACAAGATAGAAAACGAGAGGCTGAGGCGCCGCATCGCCGAGCTgcggagagaggaagaggcagaggtgGAGGAAGCGCAAAGGCAGTGGACGCAGAGCCGCGAGGGCCGATCGGATATCACTCCATCCGAAAGCACTGGCATGTCGTTGACACCAATTCCTAGAGTCACCCAGGAGATGATGTCATCAGAAAACGCAGACGGGGCATTGACGAGGAAAAACCTAGAGGATGCCACGGCAAGCAGTCGCCAAGACTCATTGCGTGACAAAATGGCTCGGATTGAAGCGTCTTCAGCGGATACTATAGCCTTGTTGACTGGCATAGAGAATGGAGAGCGTATGGCCGCCGGTAACCGGAGCCCTACCCTCATCAAAGGCGATGCTGGAATTGCTATTCCCATGGATCGGGATAATAGAtctggcgagaagaagaagaagttgaagctggCAGAAGAATATGTCTGCACTGATTGCGGTATAGCACCCCCTTTCAcgattttttgttttctcatcCTTCTTTCCTGGCTGGGAGATGGGattcatcaccatcagcaTGATATCCTACTTCAGCTACTAATATCAAATTCCAGGCACTCTTGA